One Dioscorea cayenensis subsp. rotundata cultivar TDr96_F1 chromosome 15, TDr96_F1_v2_PseudoChromosome.rev07_lg8_w22 25.fasta, whole genome shotgun sequence genomic region harbors:
- the LOC120276951 gene encoding ABC transporter I family member 10, translating into MAPHLAGSPSLSSSSVARLPLRSQGTIAASASHHCSVATQDRRAAIEGSGIRYSVTTRQGRTVPILKDCSLSVPTGQLWMLLGPNGCGKSTLLKVLAGLLNPTHGIVRVNKPKSFVFQNPDHQVVMPTVEADVAFGLGKFNLSSDAVRSGVSKALDAVGMLKYSQRPIQTLSGGQKQRVAIAGALAEACKVLLLDELTTFLDEHDQLGVIKAVKNCVSSPGEVSALWVTHRLEELKYADGVIYMEDGRIVMHGDVSAAVSFLKEKQARYLNHLDL; encoded by the exons ATGGCGCCACACCTCGCGGGAAGCCCAtctctctcctcttcttccGTTGCTCGTCTCCCTCTCCGTTCTCAAGGAACCATAGCAGCTTCAGCAAG CCATCATTGCAGCGTCGCAACTCAGGATCGTCGCGCGGCCATTGAAGGGAGCGGTATTCGTTACTCGGTGACGACGAGGCAGGGACGGACTGTCCCTATACTCAAGGATTGCTCTCTCAGTGTGCCAACCGGGCAGCTGTGGATGCTTCTCGGGCCTAATGGTTGTGGCAAGTCCACCCTTCTCAAG GTCTTGGCAGGCCTCCTCAACCCTACTCATGGAATTGTACGTGTTAACAAGCCTAAGAGTTTTGTATTCCAGAATCCAGATCACCAG GTGGTAATGCCCACAGTTGAAGCTGATGTTGCATTTGGACTTGGCAAATTCAATCTTTCATCTGATGCAGTTAGATCAGGAGTATCAAAGGCATTAGATGCTGTTGGAATGTTGAAGTACTCACAG AGACCAATCCAAACTCTGAGTGGGGGTCAAAAACAAAGGGTTGCTATTGCAGGTGCTTTAGCAGAAGCCTGCAAAGTGCTGTTGTTGGATGAACTAACAACTTTTTTGGATGAACATGATCAG CTAGGAGTCATAAAAGCAGTCAAGAACTGTGTGTCTAGTCCTGGTGAAGTTTCGGCTTTATGGGTCACACATCGCTTGGAAGAACTCAAGTATGCAGATGGTGTTATTTATATGGAAGACGGTCGAATTGTCATGCATGGAGACGTGTCTGCTGCTGTTTCCTTTCTAAAAGAGAAGCAAGCACGTTACCTCAATCACCTTGATCTATAG